A stretch of the Serratia marcescens genome encodes the following:
- a CDS encoding DUF3053 domain-containing protein: MAVGIQSRGFARWLAPVLALLVVMQLTACGDKEPEQRKAFIDYLQNTVMRSGANIPTLSEDQKQKFGNYAGDYAILVGFSQQLSKSVGASLTPALDQINQIRTAQDYLNKRDALQQSVGALNLLGQQIQSAKSQADTAHAALKQPDDLKAVYNQAYDKIVTAPANALMPAIPTTASFVQDLVQVGDFLQSQGNQVSFNNNGVQFRTAQQVAQYNTMMSNLVAKQQNLVNAQKTIQSVTQ; encoded by the coding sequence ATGGCGGTAGGGATCCAGAGCAGAGGTTTCGCGCGTTGGTTGGCACCGGTATTGGCATTGTTGGTGGTCATGCAATTGACCGCCTGCGGCGATAAAGAGCCGGAACAGCGCAAAGCATTTATCGATTACTTACAGAATACCGTGATGCGCAGCGGGGCGAACATCCCCACGCTGAGCGAAGATCAGAAGCAGAAGTTCGGCAACTATGCCGGTGACTACGCGATTTTGGTCGGTTTTTCTCAGCAGCTGTCCAAATCGGTCGGCGCCAGCCTGACCCCGGCGCTGGATCAGATTAATCAGATCCGCACCGCGCAGGACTACCTGAACAAACGCGACGCGCTGCAGCAATCGGTTGGGGCGTTGAACCTGCTGGGCCAGCAGATCCAGTCCGCCAAATCGCAGGCGGATACTGCCCACGCGGCGCTGAAGCAGCCCGACGATCTGAAAGCGGTGTACAACCAGGCCTACGACAAGATCGTTACCGCACCGGCCAACGCCTTGATGCCGGCGATCCCGACCACTGCCAGCTTCGTGCAGGATCTGGTGCAGGTCGGCGATTTCCTGCAGAGCCAGGGCAATCAGGTCAGCTTCAACAACAACGGCGTGCAGTTCCGCACCGCGCAGCAGGTGGCGCAGTACAACACCATGATGTCGAATCTGGTGGCCAAACAGCAGAACCTGGTAAACGCGCAGAAAACCATTCAAAGCGTGACGCAATAA
- the glyS gene encoding glycine--tRNA ligase subunit beta translates to MTQQTFLVEIGTEELPPKALRSLAESFAANFTAELDNAGLEHGDVSWFAAPRRLALKVANLSAAQADREIEKRGPAIAQAFDAEGKPSKAAEGWARGCGITVDQAERLVTDKGEWLMYRAHVKGQSAQQLLAGMVSTALAKLPIPKLMRWGDSDVQFVRPVHTVTMLLGADLIPGTVLGIDSARTVRGHRFMGEAEFTLDNADQYPQILLERGKVVADYEARKALIKRDAELAAQKIGGKADLSESLLEEVASLVEWPVVLTAKFEEKFLAVPAEALVYTMKGDQKYFPVYDAAGKLLPNFIFVANIESKDPQQIISGNEKVVRPRLADAEFFFNTDRKKRLEDNLPRLETVLFQQQLGTLRDKTDRIQALAGWVAGQIGADVNHATRAGLLSKCDLMTNMVFEFTDTQGVMGMHYARHDGEAEDVAVALNEQYQPRYAGDALPQSLVACSLAIADKMDTLAGIFGIGQHPKGDKDPFALRRAALGVLRIIVEKNLPLDLQTLTEEAVRLYGSKLTNAKVVDEVVEFMLGRFRAWYQEEGHAVDTIQAVLARRPTKPADFDARVKAVSHFRTLDEAAALAAANKRVSNILAKSTETLNDSVRASVLKDAAEIQLATHLVVLRDKLQPYFAAGNYQEALVELAALREPVDAFFDNVMVMADDAEVRVNRLTLLSKLRELFLQVADISVLQ, encoded by the coding sequence ATGACTCAACAGACTTTCCTGGTGGAAATCGGCACGGAAGAGCTGCCGCCGAAGGCGCTTCGTTCCCTGGCGGAATCTTTCGCCGCCAACTTCACCGCCGAGCTGGACAACGCCGGCCTGGAACACGGTGACGTGAGCTGGTTCGCCGCACCGCGCCGCCTGGCGCTGAAAGTGGCCAACCTGAGCGCGGCGCAGGCCGATCGCGAAATTGAAAAACGCGGCCCGGCGATCGCCCAGGCGTTCGACGCCGAAGGCAAACCGAGCAAAGCGGCCGAAGGCTGGGCGCGCGGCTGCGGCATCACCGTCGATCAGGCTGAACGCCTGGTGACCGACAAGGGCGAGTGGTTGATGTACCGCGCCCACGTCAAAGGCCAGTCGGCGCAGCAACTGCTGGCCGGCATGGTCAGCACCGCGCTGGCTAAACTGCCGATCCCGAAACTGATGCGTTGGGGCGACTCCGACGTGCAGTTCGTGCGTCCGGTGCACACCGTCACGATGCTGCTGGGCGCCGATCTGATCCCGGGCACCGTGCTGGGCATCGACTCTGCGCGCACCGTGCGCGGCCATCGCTTCATGGGCGAAGCCGAGTTCACCCTCGACAACGCCGACCAATACCCGCAGATCCTGCTGGAGCGCGGCAAAGTAGTCGCCGACTATGAAGCGCGTAAGGCCCTTATCAAACGCGATGCCGAACTGGCGGCGCAGAAGATTGGCGGCAAGGCCGATCTGAGTGAAAGCCTGTTGGAAGAAGTGGCTTCGCTGGTGGAATGGCCGGTGGTGCTGACCGCCAAATTCGAAGAGAAATTCCTGGCGGTGCCGGCGGAAGCGCTGGTGTACACCATGAAGGGCGACCAGAAGTATTTCCCGGTGTACGACGCCGCGGGCAAACTGCTGCCGAACTTTATCTTCGTGGCCAACATCGAGTCGAAAGACCCGCAGCAGATCATCTCCGGTAATGAGAAGGTGGTGCGCCCACGTCTGGCTGACGCCGAGTTCTTCTTCAACACCGACCGCAAGAAACGCCTGGAAGACAATCTGCCGCGCCTGGAAACCGTGCTGTTCCAACAGCAGCTGGGCACCCTGCGCGACAAGACCGATCGTATTCAGGCGCTGGCGGGCTGGGTTGCCGGCCAGATCGGCGCCGACGTCAACCACGCCACCCGCGCGGGCCTGCTGTCGAAGTGCGACCTGATGACCAACATGGTGTTCGAATTCACCGACACCCAGGGCGTGATGGGCATGCACTACGCGCGCCACGACGGTGAGGCGGAAGACGTCGCCGTTGCGCTGAACGAGCAGTATCAGCCGCGCTACGCCGGCGATGCGCTGCCGCAGTCGCTGGTGGCCTGTTCCCTGGCGATTGCCGACAAGATGGACACCCTGGCCGGCATCTTCGGCATTGGGCAGCATCCGAAAGGCGATAAAGACCCGTTCGCGCTGCGCCGCGCCGCGTTGGGCGTGCTGCGCATCATCGTCGAGAAAAACCTGCCGCTGGATCTGCAGACCCTGACCGAAGAGGCCGTGCGCCTGTACGGCAGCAAGCTGACCAACGCCAAGGTGGTCGACGAGGTGGTGGAATTCATGCTGGGCCGCTTCCGCGCCTGGTACCAGGAAGAAGGCCACGCGGTCGATACCATTCAGGCGGTGCTGGCGCGCCGTCCGACCAAGCCGGCCGACTTCGACGCGCGCGTCAAGGCGGTGTCTCACTTCCGCACGCTGGACGAGGCGGCGGCGTTGGCTGCGGCCAACAAACGCGTTTCCAACATTCTGGCGAAGTCTACCGAAACGCTGAACGACAGCGTGCGTGCCTCGGTGCTGAAGGACGCAGCGGAAATTCAGCTGGCGACTCACCTGGTGGTGCTACGCGACAAGCTGCAGCCGTACTTCGCGGCGGGCAACTACCAGGAAGCGCTGGTGGAGCTGGCTGCGCTGCGCGAGCCGGTGGATGCGTTCTTCGATAACGTAATGGTGATGGCGGACGATGCGGAAGTGCGCGTGAACCGTCTGACGCTGCTGAGCAAGCTGCGCGAACTGTTCCTGCAGGTGGCGGATATCTCCGTGCTGCAGTAA